A single region of the Halobacterium wangiae genome encodes:
- a CDS encoding DUF7569 family protein: MSDDTDTEPCDWCGDEVANPLSRTVRVTVDRSQIDSQQLCPECFANWIDRYEEKMRPEEPETDTGPQPASEGTDIIVD; the protein is encoded by the coding sequence ATGAGTGACGACACCGACACGGAGCCGTGTGACTGGTGCGGGGACGAGGTGGCGAACCCGCTGTCGCGGACCGTCCGCGTGACCGTCGACCGCTCCCAGATAGACAGCCAGCAGCTCTGCCCGGAGTGTTTCGCGAACTGGATCGACCGCTACGAGGAGAAGATGCGCCCCGAGGAACCCGAGACGGACACCGGCCCCCAGCCGGCCAGCGAGGGAACCGACATCATCGTCGACTGA
- a CDS encoding phosphotransferase family protein: protein MSDPLQAALHAAFPDRPVESVEERDTRPGNRTARVAFADGDVVYLKTATDGTRRLVREAAATRCADARCPIETPAVVAADPDGDPPYLAMEPIPGIPLQDPWSSADTAERARLLREVGETVAAVHEAAFEQPGRILGGDEGGLDLAAESWSETLAADVEERTEDLFAARFRELPGRLAAVLRDAAPLLDDAPAALLHCDLNRSNCRLDPRGLLDWERALVGDPGLDLADAESHLVELPDADEAERSVLRNGLREGYRAYADALPDGFEHREPVYRAVAFLLTPQTFELWAPAADQPTEELADWVRGEFDERLDAAREAAHSA, encoded by the coding sequence ATGAGCGACCCGCTGCAGGCCGCCCTCCACGCCGCGTTCCCGGATAGGCCCGTCGAGTCCGTCGAGGAACGCGACACGCGGCCAGGCAACCGGACGGCGCGCGTCGCGTTCGCGGACGGCGACGTCGTCTACCTGAAGACCGCCACGGACGGCACCCGCCGACTCGTCCGTGAGGCTGCGGCGACCCGGTGTGCCGACGCACGCTGCCCCATCGAGACGCCAGCCGTGGTCGCCGCGGACCCCGACGGCGACCCGCCGTACCTCGCCATGGAGCCGATTCCCGGGATTCCACTTCAGGACCCCTGGTCGAGCGCCGACACCGCGGAACGCGCCAGACTGCTCCGGGAAGTCGGAGAGACGGTCGCGGCGGTTCACGAAGCGGCGTTCGAGCAGCCGGGTCGCATCCTCGGCGGGGACGAGGGTGGCCTTGATCTAGCGGCCGAGAGCTGGTCGGAGACGCTGGCCGCGGACGTCGAGGAGCGGACCGAAGACCTGTTCGCCGCCCGCTTCCGGGAACTCCCGGGTCGGCTCGCGGCCGTCCTCAGGGACGCCGCCCCACTGCTGGACGACGCGCCCGCAGCGCTGCTCCACTGCGACCTCAACCGGTCGAACTGCCGGCTCGACCCGCGCGGGCTGCTCGACTGGGAGCGCGCGCTCGTCGGCGACCCCGGGCTGGACCTGGCGGACGCCGAGAGCCACCTCGTGGAACTTCCGGACGCGGACGAGGCCGAGCGAAGCGTCCTTCGAAACGGCCTCCGCGAGGGGTACCGAGCGTACGCCGACGCCCTCCCAGACGGCTTCGAGCACCGAGAGCCGGTCTACCGTGCCGTCGCGTTCCTGCTGACCCCCCAAACGTTCGAACTGTGGGCGCCGGCGGCAGACCAGCCGACCGAGGAACTCGCCGACTGGGTGCGCGGAGAGTTCGACGAGCGCCTGGACGCCGCCCGCGAGGCCGCGCACTCCGCGTAG
- a CDS encoding S9 family peptidase gives MNRVEASDYHEFSRLSHPAVSPDGDRVAYVQQTPDSDTDYEATVYVASVGGDESRRFTVAEGVDSEPTWSPSGDRLAFVSTRGADDDRPQIWVLPVDGGEAEQVTDVVGGVSSIAWGPEGDRIAFVQSVRPEERDDDLDLDTDEEYEREAPDPRVIDRHVYRAHESYADGARSHVYLVDLGDRAVSRVTEGVADCLGPAWGADALYYPIRRGVDGDGRLAWELAAFDPASGEETVLRDIEGWGPTLAVHAGDGGDSIAYTTTPADDPTLAQTEVEVYDRATDQVDQLTAGLDRTLELWNASHAPEWGPDGDYLYVCTPDEGGYALRRIGDDGVTVVLGGDRHVHGFSVARDTVGVVQSEWDHTGDVVAATPGGAEENRLTRVNAAYLDDRAVRQPEELWFEGPDGEEVQGWVLTPPDFDPGETYPLVVEIHGGPHRMWSTSGSMWHEFQTLAARGYVVFWCNPRGSAGYGAAFMRAIERDWGDVTLQDVLAGARQVADRDYVGDDAFVTGGSFGGFMTAWAVGHTDFFDAAVAQRGVYDLTGFYGSSDVYKLVEGDFRAVPWADYEFLAEQSPATYADLVDTPTLVVHAEDDYRTPANTAELFYRALRQQGVDTRLVRYPREGHELSRSGEPGHVVDRIERIARWFDGYSSHHDAPRALDRERGDGLSAGEEDEK, from the coding sequence ATGAACCGCGTCGAGGCCAGCGACTACCACGAGTTCTCGCGGCTCTCCCACCCCGCCGTGTCGCCCGACGGCGACCGTGTCGCCTACGTGCAGCAGACGCCCGACTCCGACACCGACTACGAGGCGACCGTCTACGTCGCGTCCGTCGGCGGCGACGAGTCCCGGCGGTTCACCGTCGCGGAGGGCGTCGACAGCGAACCCACGTGGAGTCCGTCGGGAGACCGCCTGGCGTTCGTCTCGACGCGCGGCGCGGACGACGACCGCCCCCAGATCTGGGTGCTCCCCGTCGACGGCGGCGAGGCCGAGCAGGTCACGGACGTGGTCGGCGGCGTCTCCAGCATCGCGTGGGGGCCCGAGGGCGACCGCATCGCGTTCGTGCAGTCCGTCCGCCCCGAAGAACGCGACGACGACCTCGACCTGGATACCGACGAGGAGTACGAACGGGAGGCGCCCGACCCCCGGGTCATCGACCGCCACGTCTACCGCGCCCACGAGTCGTACGCCGACGGCGCGCGCTCGCACGTCTACCTCGTCGACCTCGGGGACCGAGCGGTCTCCCGCGTCACCGAGGGCGTCGCGGACTGCCTCGGGCCGGCGTGGGGTGCGGACGCGCTCTACTACCCGATCCGTCGCGGGGTGGACGGCGACGGCCGACTGGCGTGGGAGCTGGCGGCGTTCGACCCCGCCTCCGGCGAGGAGACGGTGCTGCGGGACATCGAGGGGTGGGGGCCGACGCTAGCGGTACACGCCGGAGACGGAGGCGATAGTATCGCGTACACGACGACGCCGGCCGACGACCCGACGCTCGCGCAGACCGAGGTCGAGGTGTACGACCGGGCAACAGACCAGGTGGACCAGCTCACCGCTGGCCTCGACCGCACGCTCGAACTGTGGAACGCGAGCCACGCGCCCGAGTGGGGACCCGACGGCGACTACCTCTACGTCTGCACGCCCGACGAGGGTGGCTACGCACTGCGGCGCATCGGCGACGACGGCGTGACGGTCGTGCTGGGCGGCGACCGACACGTCCACGGCTTCTCCGTCGCGCGGGACACCGTCGGGGTCGTCCAGTCGGAGTGGGACCACACGGGCGACGTCGTGGCGGCGACGCCGGGCGGCGCCGAGGAGAACCGTCTCACGCGCGTCAACGCGGCGTACCTCGACGACCGGGCGGTCCGCCAGCCCGAGGAACTGTGGTTCGAGGGGCCGGACGGCGAGGAGGTGCAGGGCTGGGTGCTGACGCCGCCGGATTTCGACCCCGGGGAAACGTACCCGTTGGTCGTGGAGATCCACGGCGGTCCCCACCGGATGTGGTCGACGTCGGGGTCGATGTGGCACGAGTTCCAGACGCTCGCCGCCCGCGGCTACGTCGTCTTCTGGTGCAACCCACGGGGCTCGGCGGGCTACGGAGCGGCGTTCATGCGCGCCATCGAGCGCGACTGGGGCGACGTGACCCTCCAGGACGTGCTGGCGGGCGCACGGCAGGTCGCCGACCGCGACTACGTCGGTGACGACGCGTTCGTCACCGGCGGGAGCTTCGGCGGGTTCATGACCGCGTGGGCGGTCGGCCACACGGACTTCTTCGACGCGGCGGTCGCCCAGCGCGGCGTCTACGACCTCACCGGGTTCTACGGCTCCTCGGACGTCTACAAGCTCGTCGAGGGCGACTTCCGCGCGGTCCCCTGGGCGGACTACGAGTTCCTCGCCGAGCAGTCCCCGGCGACGTACGCCGACCTCGTGGACACGCCGACGCTCGTCGTCCACGCCGAGGACGACTACCGGACGCCCGCGAACACTGCCGAACTGTTCTACCGCGCGCTGCGACAGCAGGGCGTCGACACGCGGCTGGTCCGCTACCCCCGCGAGGGCCACGAACTCTCGCGCTCGGGGGAACCCGGGCACGTCGTGGACCGCATCGAGCGCATCGCGCGCTGGTTCGACGGCTACTCTAGCCACCACGACGCGCCGCGGGCGCTCGACAGGGAGCGCGGCGACGGCCTCTCCGCTGGCGAAGAGGACGAGAAGTGA
- the upp gene encoding uracil phosphoribosyltransferase: MPIEDRGDAHVITHALAKDTLSRLRDVETEQVGFRKGLVKLGRISGYEIIDGAMDTEFVSIETPLTETTGERVKGLDDVVIINVLRAATPFVEGLLKAFPRAKQGVISAGRDEEAGMNEDGEFPITIDYVKLPEISSDDTVIVADPMLATGSTMCTVLDYVTDEAPDDVEHLFVLSAVSAPDGLLRVSEQFPAADLLTVAIDDHLDDDGFIVPGLGDAGDRAFRTT, encoded by the coding sequence CCAGACTCCGCGACGTCGAGACCGAGCAGGTCGGCTTCCGCAAGGGCCTCGTGAAACTCGGCCGCATCTCCGGCTACGAGATCATCGACGGCGCGATGGACACGGAGTTCGTCTCCATCGAGACGCCGCTGACCGAGACCACCGGCGAGCGCGTGAAGGGCCTCGACGACGTCGTCATCATCAACGTACTGCGGGCCGCCACGCCGTTCGTCGAGGGACTGCTGAAGGCGTTTCCGCGCGCGAAGCAGGGCGTCATCAGCGCGGGCCGCGACGAGGAAGCGGGCATGAACGAGGACGGCGAGTTCCCCATCACCATCGACTACGTGAAACTCCCCGAGATCTCCTCGGACGACACCGTCATCGTCGCCGACCCGATGCTCGCCACGGGGTCGACGATGTGCACCGTCCTCGACTACGTCACCGACGAGGCGCCCGACGACGTCGAACACCTGTTCGTGCTGTCGGCCGTGAGCGCTCCCGACGGGTTGCTCCGCGTCAGCGAGCAGTTCCCCGCGGCCGACCTCCTCACCGTCGCCATCGACGACCACCTCGACGACGACGGCTTCATCGTCCCCGGCCTCGGCGACGCCGGCGACCGCGCGTTCCGCACGACGTAA